Within Bacteroidales bacterium, the genomic segment GTCGCAGATGAAACCGCCTTTGCAGCTCTAATTGATAGTCGTATGTGTCAAACGGATCGGGCTCAGTTCCTGTAATTACTCTCATTCTTTTGGCTACATCCGAAAAATTCCAGGCTAGTGCAGCTTTAAGAAATGCACCCGTGGTTCTTACAAAACCTTTTCCTTTGTATGACCATGCCTGGTCAATATCATAGGTAGGTACAAAGTGATACTTGTTCTGTTTGATCACAAGATCTGTATAACGCTTTTGCAAAGCCTCACCCAATTGCCTGGCCCAATGGTTTACAACTGGCTTCTGCAAAAATCCATGTTTATGTGCGATGCTTTCCATGGCGGTGAATCGCCCGTACTGGTCTTTGCGGTAAGGCATGTACTCCTCGTAGCGTGTAACCATAAAAAATGCAGCAGAAAATGGATCGTAAGGTAAGGCAGAATTGCGTTCGAAAACCGGAAATAAAGCTTTAATACCCTGGCTTTCGATGACCTGTATCATTGGTGTGCCTATGCCTGTTTCAAACAATAAACCGAAGGAGGCAAAGTGCAGGTGGTTGCCTTCTAAAGTTTTACCATAGGTAAACTTTGGCCCGGAATAAGCATTGAACTCATCAATGTTTGCAGTGATGTTATATTCTAAACCCAACAGTTCACCAAGCATTAATCGCATAGTGTATCGCAGGCGTGAAGTAGACTTGGGAACATAGACCAGAAGCATACAGGATTTCCAGGTTGATGTTGCAAAC encodes:
- a CDS encoding polysaccharide deacetylase family protein; the protein is MLLVYVPKSTSRLRYTMRLMLGELLGLEYNITANIDEFNAYSGPKFTYGKTLEGNHLHFASFGLLFETGIGTPMIQVIESQGIKALFPVFERNSALPYDPFSAAFFMVTRYEEYMPYRKDQYGRFTAMESIAHKHGFLQKPVVNHWARQLGEALQKRYTDLVIKQNKYHFVPTYDIDQAWSYKGKGFVRTTGAFLKAALAWNFSDVAKRMRVITGTEPDPFDTYDYQLELQRRFHLRPIYFFLFARYGGYDKNISTTNTTFRQLIKRLADYADAGIHPSYASNTENDSLSLEIKELSKVLNKEISLSRQHFLKLHLPETYRNLASYDITTDHTMGFAALPGFRAGICTPYQFYDVDLETVIPVTVVPFAVMDGTLRDYMNLSPEAAIEVIHKLIAEVRSVDGLFVSLWHNDSLSETGRWIGWRHVYEDLVNNAAT